One window of Mediterraneibacter gnavus ATCC 29149 genomic DNA carries:
- a CDS encoding V0D/AC39 family V-type ATPase subunit, with translation MGNLLEYSGIITKLRAMEARLLTDEQFEEISALTSITELVSYLNANSSYQDVLQDMDETMLHRGNIEKVLILSLYHDYTKIYRFCGPNQRKFLKLYLKRYEVDLINYCLRIVINHYQEPFDLNHKKPFFDKYSQISIEKLITSRTTDQLVENLKGTEYYEPLKKLKDSQSVTLFDYDLALNLYYFTAMWKERKKFLKKKELELFTRDCGSKIDLLNMQWIYRAKKHFNLKEADIYSLLIPIHYRISVEQIKAMAEASNMDEFFAVLQKTPYARHYNFEQDLTIEQMYEDCLYHLYTADRRQNPYSIASINMYLFLKEEELRKLTTAMECIRYGLNSGETLGYVGGKI, from the coding sequence ATGGGAAACTTACTCGAATACAGTGGGATCATCACCAAGCTGCGTGCCATGGAAGCCAGACTGCTCACAGATGAACAGTTTGAGGAGATATCAGCTCTTACAAGTATCACCGAACTGGTTTCCTATTTAAATGCAAATTCTTCCTATCAGGATGTACTTCAGGATATGGATGAGACCATGCTGCACAGAGGCAACATCGAAAAAGTGCTGATTCTCTCGCTGTACCACGATTACACAAAGATTTACCGTTTCTGCGGACCGAATCAGAGAAAGTTTTTAAAACTTTACTTAAAGCGGTATGAGGTGGATCTGATCAATTACTGCCTGCGCATTGTCATCAATCATTATCAGGAACCATTTGATCTGAACCACAAGAAACCGTTTTTTGACAAATACTCGCAGATTTCCATTGAAAAGCTGATCACCTCCAGAACAACGGACCAGCTCGTAGAAAATCTGAAAGGCACAGAGTATTACGAACCGCTGAAAAAACTAAAAGACAGTCAGTCTGTCACCCTGTTTGATTACGATCTTGCGTTGAACCTTTATTATTTTACCGCCATGTGGAAAGAGCGCAAAAAGTTTCTGAAGAAAAAAGAACTGGAGCTTTTCACCAGAGACTGTGGCTCCAAGATTGATCTGCTGAATATGCAGTGGATCTACCGGGCCAAAAAGCATTTTAATTTGAAGGAAGCCGATATTTACTCCCTTTTGATCCCGATTCATTACCGGATTTCTGTGGAGCAGATAAAAGCCATGGCAGAAGCATCTAATATGGATGAATTTTTTGCTGTCCTTCAAAAGACGCCATACGCAAGACATTATAATTTTGAACAGGACTTAACGATCGAGCAGATGTATGAGGACTGCCTGTACCATCTATATACAGCTGACCGGAGACAGAATCCCTATTCGATTGCTTCGATCAACATGTATCTCTTTTTAAAAGAAGAAGAACTTCGAAAACTGACCACCGCCATGGAATGTATCCGTTACGGATTAAATTCTGGCGAGACTTTAGGATATGTTGGAGGAAAGATTTAA